The sequence below is a genomic window from Conyzicola nivalis.
CGTGGAGCTGCCCGCGGCCGGATTCGGCGTGTCATCCGTCTCTGCCGACGGACAATCGGTGATGTACACGGCACCGGCCGGCGGCGTCTCCGGCGGACAGGTCAGCTTCGCTTACACGGTGCGCGACGCGAAGGGCGAGAAGGGAACCGGCGTCGTGCGTGTGGGCGTCGTCCCCGCCGAGTTCGCGGACGCCACCCCGATCACCTACAGCGACTACATCAGGGTGCAACGCGGCGCATCGACGCCCGTGAGCGTGCAGCCTATGCTCGACGACCGTGACCCGACGCAGGGCACACTCGAGCTGGTCTCGGTCGTGCCGAACGCGCCGACCGCCGGCAACACCGAATACGCGCGCCTGCTCGGGCTTGTCAACTCGTCTACCGACCTGCCGAAGGGCGTCGTGATGCTCGACGCGGGTGACGTCGTCGGCACCCAGTCGTACATCTACACCGTGCGCTCGACGAAGTCGACGAGCACGAGCCAGGGCCTGATCGTCGTGGACGTGACCGACGGCCAGGCTCCCGACGCGCCCGTTGTCGACGACACGGTGATCACGGCCAAAGACCGCTCGAGGCTCGCGAAAGGCATCGACGTCGTCTCCGGCAAGGTGCAGTGGGCCACCGGAGCGGTCGCCGACCTCGAACTCTCGGTGTGGGGCAGCGCGGCCGAGCGATTCTCCGTGTCCGGTTCGAGCATCTCGGGCGAGGCGCCCGCGGACGGCGCGCTCGTACCCTTCACCCTCACGGGAGAGGACGCGAACGGGGAGGCCGTCGAGGCCCACGGCTTCCTACGCATTCCCGCCTTCGACGACATGCGCATCCAGGTGCGCGGCTCGGTCGACGCCGTGCAGGTCGACGAGGACCAGACCGTCGAGTTCGAGGTGCGTGACCTGCTCGATCTCGATGCCGCGACGATCGTCGAAATCCGCAGCGACTCGGGGTTCGTAGTTCAGCGCGGCAACGCGAGTTGCGCGGCGGCGTCGCAGGGCAAGGCTCTGTACAAGGCCGGTCGTGAGGCGCCGTGGACCGATACGTGCACGGTGCCCGTGCGCCTCGACGGGCAGTCCACCTGGACCCTGATCTCCGTGCCGGTCGAGATCATCCCCAAGAACCCGCTGCCGATTCTCGGCTCGATCAGCCGCACCATCGCGCCCGGCACCACGGAGAGTCTCGACCTCTACGCGAACGCCACCACCTGGGAGGGTGGACGTGAGGGCGACCGCTCGAAGCTCGACTACCGAACGGCGTTCGCCGGCTCGGCCTTCATCGTCACGCAGTCCGGCGCGTCGGTGACCATCGAGGCCAGGGCGGATGCGCGCTCCGGCACCCGCGAGACCGTCGACGTCACCATCTCCAGCTTCGGAGGTCTCGCCTCGACCGTCACGCTCATCGTGGGAGCGGCGCCCCTCGATGCCCCGCGGGGTGCCACCTTCACCCAGCAGTGCGACGCCAGCCGCAGCGCGAGCTGCGCCATCACGGTCGTCGGCCTGCCCGGCGAGTACGACCCCTTCGCCGGCAAGCCCGGTGCAGGCCTCAGCCTCGCGAAGGTGGGCGGCAGCGCGACGGTCTCGTGCGCCGTAGCCACCGTCGCCATTTCCAGCGCCACCCAGGTTGTCGCGAGCTGGCCGGGTGGAGCGCGACCCGCCGGAGGGCTGTGCCCGGTTCCGTTCACCGTGCAGGACGCGCAGGGCCGCACGGGAACCGGGCTGTTGACGATCGACGTGCTGAGCGTGCCGCAGGCGCCGCTGAGCGTGACGACGGCCGCGTACACCGGCACGAGTGTCACTCTCACGGTGCCGCTCGGCGAGGCGGCCCAGGCCCATCCCGCGGTCAGCGGGGTGACACTGTTCGAGGGCGGCGCGCCCGCACCGTCGTCGAGCTGCTCGCCCGGCGGCCCGGCGAGCTACACGTGCGTCGTCTCCGGCCTGGTCAACGGCGAACGCCACCAGTACACCGCCCGCTCGGTCAACGCCGTGGGCCAGTCCACCGACACCACGCCGGTCGAGACCTGGGCGTACCGCGCACCCGTGGTTACGACCCTGACCGCGACATCCGTCTACGATCCGGCACGCACGACGTCCAACGCCGGCGTCGTGAACGTCGCGATCGGGGCGGCCAACGACACCGTACTGTTCCGGGTGCTCGCCACGGGCCAGACCTACCCCCGCACGGGTGACGTCACGGAGATCTCCTTCGTGCTCCCGCCCGGGACGCATCCCATCGACGTCATCCCGGTGAGCCAGTTCCAGCCGCCGATCGGCGCGCCGACCAGCGAGGGGGCCCTACGTTCGGTCAGCGTCACTGCGGTCGGCTCGCCCTCCTACCCGGGCAGCGGTTCCGCGTCAGGGTCGCCCAATTCGGTCACGCTCAGCGACTCGGTCTTCGAGCGCAACAGCTCACCGGTCGCCGACGAGAAGTTCGTCGCCTGGAACGTGAGGGACGGCGCGCCCTCGTGTGTCATGTCCGGCAACTCCGTCGTCGTCAACGGCGGCATCGTCTCGACCGGCCGCACCATCTCGGTGCCGAGCGAGGAGACCTACTACGTCAAGGCGTGCGGCACCAACGGTTACGGCGTCGCTGAGTCGGAGCCACGCTTCGCCGACACCTTCCCGACGCCGACCGCGCCGAACGGGGACCTCAGCTACACCGTCAGCACGACCCCCTCGGTGGCCACCGGCACCGTGCGCGAGTATGTGCTGCAGAAGGCCCCCGCGCCGGAAGCGAAGAACAAGTACGAGGTGCGCTACACGCGCGGCAACCAGACCACGACCGACTTCTGGAACAACTTCCTGACCCTCGACTCGGCTCCGACGATCTCCGCCGCCTACTGCCGCGATCGCTTCGTCATCGGCTACACCTGCGAGCTGTCGACGGCGGTGAATCCGACGACCGCGCCTACGATCGTGCGGGTGGAGTTCCCGACGTGCGTACCGTACGCGGAGGCGATCACCGGGTACGGCAGCAACGGATGGGTTAGCCCGGCCGCTCGAGGCAACTCGACCGTCACGGGAGTCATTACCGGCGAGACGATCGTCTACACGGTCACCTTCAACGGCAACTACCGCAGCCTTCAGCCGGCCGTGAGCGAACCGGTCTGCATGACGGGCATCACGCCCCCGCCCCCCGGCACGGAAACGCCGCCCGGCACGGAAACGCCGCCCGGCGGAATCGGCTAACCCCATGACCCACCCCCGAGAGGAAACAGCATGACGATCGCCCCCGAGCAGGCCGCCTGGTTCGCCGAGACGTTCAGCCTGCTCGCCGACAACATCGAGCAGGCGATCATCGGCAAGCGCCACGTGGTCGAACTCGTGCTGGCGACGGCGATCAGCGAGGGCCACGTGCTGCTCGAAGACTTTCCCGGAACGGGCAAGACCGCCCTCGCGCGCACGCTGAGCCAGACCGTCACCGGCACCAGCTCGCGCATCCAGTTCACGCCCGACCTGCTGCCTGGCGATGTGACGGGCATTACCGTCTATGACCAGAAGAAGGGCGAGTTCGAGTTTCACGCCGGGCCGATCTTCGCCAACATCGTGCTCGCCGACGAGATCAACCGCGCCAGCCCGAAGACCCAGAGCGCGCTGCTCGAGGTGATGGAGGAGGGCAACGTCACGGTCGACGGCGTCACCCGTCCGGTCGGCAACCCGTTCCTCGTCATCGCCACCCAGAACCCCGTGGAGCAGGCGGGCACGTACCGCCTGCCCGAGGCGCAGCTCGACAGGTTCATGATCAAGACGTCGATCGGGTATCCGGATGACGCGGCCACGATGCGAATCCTGCAGGGTGTGGTCTCGGCGAAAGGCCCCGTCAGCGGGATCGTCGACCCCGGCACCATCGTCACCATGACCGAGCTGGCGCGCGGAACCTATGTCAACCCGCTCGTCTTCGACTACATCATGCGAATCGTCAATGCCACGAGGCGGGCATCGGAGGTGCGTCTCGGCGTCAGCGTCCGCGGCGCCCTCGCACTCTCGCGCCTGGCCATGACCTGGGCCGCGTCGCAGGGTCGCACCTACGTCACCCCCGACGACGTGCGCAGCCTCGCGTCGGCCGCCTTCTCGCACCGCCTGATCCTGCACCCCGAGGCCGAGTTCGACGGCGTGACCGCCACCGACGTCATCGGCCAGGTGCTGCTCGACGTCGCCCCGCCCGCCGAGAACGGCGCTGCATGAAGGATGACACCGAGTCACGACTGAGTCGCACGGCGACCAGCACCCGCACCCGCAGCGAGACCGTCACCCGTTACACGAGCACACGCAGGGGCGTCGTCGGCGGCAGCGTCTTCTGGGGGCGCAGCGCCGTGCGTTCCGTCGGAGGTGCTCTGCGTCGAGCGGCGACCTGGTCGGGCGAGACGGTGCTGCCGGCGGGGTGGCTGCTCGTCGTAGTGCTCGTGTTCGGTGTTGCCACGGGTGTCGGCATGGGCTGGGTGGAGGCGTGGGTCGCGGCCGCTATCGCGGCGATCCTGTTGCTCGCCAGCATCCCCTTCCTCATGGGCGGCCACGACTACACGGTAGAGCTCGAACTCGACCGCGACCGCGTCGTGGCGGGCTCCGACGTGAGCGGGCGGCTGTCGATCCGCAACCGCTCGGCGCGCATCTCGCTGCCCGGGCTCATCGACGTGCCCGTCGGCGAGGGACTCGTGGAAGCGCACGTGCCGCTTCTGCTCGGCGGTGCTTCCCACACCGAGGAGATCACGATCGGCGCGCACAAGCGCGGCGTGATCGACGTCGGTCCCATGACGATCGCCCGCGGCGACCCGGTGGGCATCCTCCGCCGCGAGGTGGCCTGGCCGCAGGTCGAGCGCATCTACGTGCACCCCGTGACGGTGCCGATCCCGAGCACGAGCGCCGGGCTCATCAAAGACCTCGAGGGCACGCCAACGCGCGACATCGTCGACACCGACCTCTCGTTCCACGCCATCCGCGAGTATGCGGCGGGCGACTCTCAACGCCACATCCACTGGAAGTCCACCGCGAAGACGGGCGTGCTCATGGTGCGCCAGTACGAGGAGACGCGCCGCGCGAGCCTCGCCATCATCCTCGACCTCAACTCCGAGGAATACCGCTCCGACGATGAGTTCGAGATGGCCGTCAGCGCTGCCGCCTCGATCAGCGTGCAGGGCGTGCGGGATGGCCGCGAGGTGATCGTGAGCGGAAGCGGCGAGATCCCGGAACTCGCGCGCAATTCCGTGCAGTCCATCCGCACCCTGCCGACGATCACGGGCAAGGCGTTGCTCGACGCGATGGCCGAGGTGGAGGAGAGCGACCGCGCCATGCGTCTCGACGCCGTCACGACGCTGACCGTCCAGTCGTTCCCCGAGCTGTCCATAGCCTTCCTCGTCACGGGCGCGGAGATGACGCTCACCCGCATCCGCGCCGCCGCCATGGCGCTGCCGCAGAATGTCACCGCCGTCGCGGTGCGCTGCGAGCCCGGTGCCGAACCCACGCTCAAGGCGATCGGCGGCCTCAGCATCATGACTATCGGCGCCCTGCACGACCTCAAGTACATGATCGCTCGCGGAGCCCTCGCGTGAGGCTCGACCGCGACGCCCTGCTCCGGCTCGCGTGGGACCTCTCCTACATCGTGGCCGGGGTGGCCATCGCGACCGCGCTCGCCTGGCCCATCTACGAGTCACCCCGGGTGGTGCTCGTCGGCGTGGTGGCGACCGTACTCGGCATCGGGCTCGTGCTGCTCCGTGCCCGGCTGAAGCGTCCGGTCTGGACGCTCGCTCTCGCGGTTGTCGCCGGCTACCTCGTGGTGGTGGTGCCGCTCGCCATCCCCTCGGCGCTCGGCTCGCCGCTGCGCGTCCTGCGCGGGCTCGGCGACGGCGTCGTCGGAGTCGTCGTGGGTTGGAAGCAGGTGCTCACCCTTACGCTGCCCCTCGGCGAGTACCAGGCGGTGCTCGTGCCGTTCCTGGTGGTCATACTGCTCGGCACCGTTCTCGCCACGTCGTTCGTCGTGCGCGGCACCCGGCTGGCGGTCGCCGCCGTGCCGGTCGTGATGCTCATGAGCGTCTTCGGTCTCGTCTTCGGGTCGAGCGACACGGGACAGCCGTTGCGCGTCGGCGCCGCGGTTATCCCGGCTCCGCGCGAGGTGCTGCTGGCCATCCTGCTGGTCGTGGTCTCCCTCGTCTGGTTGGTGGGCCGCGCACGGATGGCGCGCGCTCGGGCCCTGCGCATCGTGCAGGCCAGCACGAGCGGCGTGCGTCAGGGCAGCCACTCGCGCTGGGTCGCCGCCCGTCGGCAGGCCCTCGGCGTCGTGCTCGTCGTCGGTGCCGTGCTCGGCGGACTCGCCATCGCGCCCGCGGCGTCGGGCTGGGTGTCGCGCGAGGCGCTGCGCGAGGCCATCGACCCGCTGCTCATCGTGCAGAAGCAGGCCAGCCCGCTCGCCGGCTATCGCGCCTGGTTCGAAGCCGACAACTACGACCGCACCCTGTTCACCGTCGAGGGTGACACGACGGGAATCGACCGGGTTCGCATCGCCACCCTGGGCGACTACGACGGTGAGGTCTTCCGGGCCGGCGGCCAGGACGCGGATCCCCTTTTCACCCGGCTCGCCGGAGGCGGCTCCGGGGAGGGCACGCCGCTCACCGTGACGATCGGCGACGGTTTCGCCGGCGTGTGGGTTCCCGTGCCGGGGACGATCGACGCTGCCCCCGTGTTCAGTGGCGAACGGGCCGAGGATCTCACCGACGCCTTCTACGTGAGCCGGGGGGATGCCGCGGCGGTGGACGTGGCGGAGCGGACCGGCGGCGGCAATGGTCTCGAGGTGGGCGACACCTACCGAGTGCTCGCCCAGCCCGACGCCGAGGTCGAGCTCGGACCGGACCGGGGCGGCGAACCGCTCGTCTCCGAGAACGACTATGCCGAGATGGCCGACTGGGTGGAGGCGCAGGAGGTGCCCCGCACCGGCGACGGCCTCGCCGAGCTCTTCAGCCGGCTCCGCGACCGCGGCTATCTCAGTCACTCGCTCAGCGAGGGGGAGACCGCGGCGCCCTGGATCGCCGATCTGCAGAGCAGCAGCGGGTACGCCTTCCAATCGTCGTACGCGGGCCATTCGGTGGCGCGTATCGAGCAGATCTTCGCCGACCTCGCCGACCAGCAGCG
It includes:
- a CDS encoding AAA family ATPase, which translates into the protein MTIAPEQAAWFAETFSLLADNIEQAIIGKRHVVELVLATAISEGHVLLEDFPGTGKTALARTLSQTVTGTSSRIQFTPDLLPGDVTGITVYDQKKGEFEFHAGPIFANIVLADEINRASPKTQSALLEVMEEGNVTVDGVTRPVGNPFLVIATQNPVEQAGTYRLPEAQLDRFMIKTSIGYPDDAATMRILQGVVSAKGPVSGIVDPGTIVTMTELARGTYVNPLVFDYIMRIVNATRRASEVRLGVSVRGALALSRLAMTWAASQGRTYVTPDDVRSLASAAFSHRLILHPEAEFDGVTATDVIGQVLLDVAPPAENGAA
- a CDS encoding DUF58 domain-containing protein — protein: MKDDTESRLSRTATSTRTRSETVTRYTSTRRGVVGGSVFWGRSAVRSVGGALRRAATWSGETVLPAGWLLVVVLVFGVATGVGMGWVEAWVAAAIAAILLLASIPFLMGGHDYTVELELDRDRVVAGSDVSGRLSIRNRSARISLPGLIDVPVGEGLVEAHVPLLLGGASHTEEITIGAHKRGVIDVGPMTIARGDPVGILRREVAWPQVERIYVHPVTVPIPSTSAGLIKDLEGTPTRDIVDTDLSFHAIREYAAGDSQRHIHWKSTAKTGVLMVRQYEETRRASLAIILDLNSEEYRSDDEFEMAVSAAASISVQGVRDGREVIVSGSGEIPELARNSVQSIRTLPTITGKALLDAMAEVEESDRAMRLDAVTTLTVQSFPELSIAFLVTGAEMTLTRIRAAAMALPQNVTAVAVRCEPGAEPTLKAIGGLSIMTIGALHDLKYMIARGALA
- a CDS encoding Ig-like domain-containing protein; the encoded protein is MTTRRERAQKQQSGARRRLVPAVAIGTTLTLLGGLAVFAQGYDAQEVLPLETSVWVARDAGQYARVNTDLAEIDTVRQVEEPSGVAQAGAESVVFGQGFRQLWPVDRANPVDLETGSAASAEPAATDDTAAGDDEAESGPQNTPLGTRQVVSSGEYLAYLTDTGSVFVSGFTASDGGAPVAFPVNPFATVVAEEGEEPPAYSASAVAVSPEGVVVSYSPDESSVRRFDAVTSDFVGDATELRDTPDDDAQLEMAIVGDTWVLSDAANGLLWVEGVDGRIETGLSGDARLQSSSSGGTEVYLADAESLVSVDLRSGEPTVRGAGGGVPAAPLVVGDVAYAAWLSTAGGTLWSSDGDETVDLELDGTALDEVQAIAPVLQGNGQRAVLVERASGMLWTVPDGRLVPLSQWDISEDDEKAGTIQVDDVAQQEPPVAVADSFGVRAGQLVSLPLLLNDHDPNKKDVLTAVPGSLGAGLADTSFGDLGLVANNQAAAVRVRATSGSTTFSYAVTDGSAESSPVSVTLTVVDDASNSAPVWCGVEACQQDWPAPQLSPGGTVTIPVLSAWVDPEGDTVVLSDARKNDVDAPVSVVPTADGRVAIRHNDPNAADTTIAITVVVSDSRGATAEKELLVTVSSSPVLVAAPVALTAGLGEKATMAVAEHVTGGSGSYKVVDAVETASTADGLSVVPNAAAGTIELSASAVGEYLVNYTVQDSTTLAEQSAVLRLTAVAPDAPLAVPPLTAVVRANEDTTVDVLGAVQNSTGRVLMITGASSSTPALSVSVVGQSRVRVSGTTDSGEPGPIGTATITISDGNNVVIEGQVTVFLVPATTATNPIAVADTVSVRAGAQVDIPVLDNDLSPRGERLLMHPEVEGSGTTGELAFAGETDVRYLAPAEPGVYTLRYTTYLEGQPDRIDSAPITVTVLDDGANRAPQPRVLSARAIAGQTVEIPVDMYGIDPDGDGVALADVELPAAGFGVSSVSADGQSVMYTAPAGGVSGGQVSFAYTVRDAKGEKGTGVVRVGVVPAEFADATPITYSDYIRVQRGASTPVSVQPMLDDRDPTQGTLELVSVVPNAPTAGNTEYARLLGLVNSSTDLPKGVVMLDAGDVVGTQSYIYTVRSTKSTSTSQGLIVVDVTDGQAPDAPVVDDTVITAKDRSRLAKGIDVVSGKVQWATGAVADLELSVWGSAAERFSVSGSSISGEAPADGALVPFTLTGEDANGEAVEAHGFLRIPAFDDMRIQVRGSVDAVQVDEDQTVEFEVRDLLDLDAATIVEIRSDSGFVVQRGNASCAAASQGKALYKAGREAPWTDTCTVPVRLDGQSTWTLISVPVEIIPKNPLPILGSISRTIAPGTTESLDLYANATTWEGGREGDRSKLDYRTAFAGSAFIVTQSGASVTIEARADARSGTRETVDVTISSFGGLASTVTLIVGAAPLDAPRGATFTQQCDASRSASCAITVVGLPGEYDPFAGKPGAGLSLAKVGGSATVSCAVATVAISSATQVVASWPGGARPAGGLCPVPFTVQDAQGRTGTGLLTIDVLSVPQAPLSVTTAAYTGTSVTLTVPLGEAAQAHPAVSGVTLFEGGAPAPSSSCSPGGPASYTCVVSGLVNGERHQYTARSVNAVGQSTDTTPVETWAYRAPVVTTLTATSVYDPARTTSNAGVVNVAIGAANDTVLFRVLATGQTYPRTGDVTEISFVLPPGTHPIDVIPVSQFQPPIGAPTSEGALRSVSVTAVGSPSYPGSGSASGSPNSVTLSDSVFERNSSPVADEKFVAWNVRDGAPSCVMSGNSVVVNGGIVSTGRTISVPSEETYYVKACGTNGYGVAESEPRFADTFPTPTAPNGDLSYTVSTTPSVATGTVREYVLQKAPAPEAKNKYEVRYTRGNQTTTDFWNNFLTLDSAPTISAAYCRDRFVIGYTCELSTAVNPTTAPTIVRVEFPTCVPYAEAITGYGSNGWVSPAARGNSTVTGVITGETIVYTVTFNGNYRSLQPAVSEPVCMTGITPPPPGTETPPGTETPPGGIG
- a CDS encoding transglutaminase-like domain-containing protein gives rise to the protein MRLDRDALLRLAWDLSYIVAGVAIATALAWPIYESPRVVLVGVVATVLGIGLVLLRARLKRPVWTLALAVVAGYLVVVVPLAIPSALGSPLRVLRGLGDGVVGVVVGWKQVLTLTLPLGEYQAVLVPFLVVILLGTVLATSFVVRGTRLAVAAVPVVMLMSVFGLVFGSSDTGQPLRVGAAVIPAPREVLLAILLVVVSLVWLVGRARMARARALRIVQASTSGVRQGSHSRWVAARRQALGVVLVVGAVLGGLAIAPAASGWVSREALREAIDPLLIVQKQASPLAGYRAWFEADNYDRTLFTVEGDTTGIDRVRIATLGDYDGEVFRAGGQDADPLFTRLAGGGSGEGTPLTVTIGDGFAGVWVPVPGTIDAAPVFSGERAEDLTDAFYVSRGDAAAVDVAERTGGGNGLEVGDTYRVLAQPDAEVELGPDRGGEPLVSENDYAEMADWVEAQEVPRTGDGLAELFSRLRDRGYLSHSLSEGETAAPWIADLQSSSGYAFQSSYAGHSVARIEQIFADLADQQRIAGASDDEALLVAAVGDDEQFATAAAVLARYLGFESRVVVGTRLASDDEAPSVAPCADGVCTGANVTAWVEVRAADGAWATFDVSPQFAVTPIDVTEGEQLPENPTVPEQSRTDVLDPPPAQRDDSEGSTVDDEVASDWFAAILPVLLAVGTGLLAVFLLLLPLLFLFVIKGARRRRRRDEPVPEVRVVGAWDELVDTYLDHGFSVPAGATRKSVAEAVGRAPALALAATVDAAVFAEHPPTRGASDAAWTIVDDERSRLIESSTLRDRVRASVSLASFLRHVTPRAVLEAARSLFRQKESPR